GAAGGGGGTACCCTACGATACACCCCTCCTGGGCTATAGGACCAACAACTGCAATACCCTACGTCTGTGGTCAGCGGAAGCCCCCGAATCCTTTGATTTTGAAGCGTTTAACTCTGGCGATTATCTGGGGGCCGTCTACGACAAGGTGACCTCAGAAAACCTGTCCAAGGTGCTTTATCCCAACGACAACCTGTCCCAGGGCAAACGATTGCGGCTGGCGCAGCAGATCTTTTTCGTCTCCTGCTCCCTCCAGGACATGCTGCGGATTCTGCAACAGCAACAGGTGCCGATTACCGACTTTGCCAAGAAATTCACGATCCAGCTCAATGACACTCACCCCTCGATCGCGATTGCCGAACTGATGCGGCTACTGGTGGATGAGCGAGGCCTGCCCTGGGATCTGGCGTGGCAGATCACCCAAAACAGCTTTGCCTATACCAACCATACCTTGCTGCCGGAGGCGCTAGAGTGTTGGGATCTGGCCATGTTTGAGCAGATGTTGCCCCGCCATCTGCAAATTATCTATGAGATTAACCACCACTTCCTGGAGGCGGTACGGGCCAAGTTCCCCAACGACAACGATCGCGTTGCGCGGATGTCACTGATCGATGAAAACAACGGTCGGCGGGTGCGGATGGCCCACCTAGCCTGTGTGGGCAGTCATGCCATTAACGGGGTGGCCGCGTTGCACACGGAGTTACTCAAGCAGGATGTGCTGCGCGACTTCTATGAAATGTATCCGGAGAAGTTCCAGAACAAGACCAATGGCGTCACACCCCGTCGGTTTGTTTTGTTAAGCAATCCCCGCCTATCCAAGTTGATTACGGGCAAAATTGGCGACAATTGGGTGCGTCACCTCGATGATCTCAGGCAACTGGAATCCTATGTCGAGGATGCCAGTTTCCGTGAAGAGTGGTGGAAAACCAAACACACCATTAAGGAGGAATTAGCTGCCTACATCAAGCAGCACAATGGTATCACGGTTGATCCCTACTCCATTTTTGATATTCAGGCCAAGCGCTTCCATGAATATAAGCGCCAACACCTGAATGCGATGCACATTGTCACGCTCTATAATCGCATTAAGCGCAATCCCAATATCGACATCACGCCGCGTACCTTTATCTTTGGCGGTAAGGCGGCGCCAGGTTATTTCATTGCCAAGCTGATTATTAAGCTGATTAACTCGATCGCTGAGGTGGTGAATAATGACCCGGATGTGCGCGATCGCCTCAAGGTCGTGTTCCTGGAAAACTACAGTGTTAAGTTTGCCCAGCGGGTCTATCCAGCAGCAGATCTGTCGGAACAAATTTCCACTGCTGGCAAGGAAGCTTCTGGCACGGGGAATATGAAATTTGCCCTCAATGGTGCCCTGACGATCGGGACGCTGGATGGGGCGAATGTCGAAATCCGTGAGGAAGTCGGAGCGGAAAACTTCTTCCTGTTTGGTCTGACGGCCCAAGATGTCTATGCGTTGCGAGCCAGCGGCTATGATCCTTCGCACTACTACCACAACGATTGGGAACTGAAGGAGGTCATCGATCGCATTGCGTCAGGGGACTTCTCACGGGGCGATCGTAATCTCTTCCAGCCCTTGTTGGAGTCCCTGTTGAATTGGGATACCTATCTGCTGCTGGCGGACTACCGCTTCTATGTCGATTGCCAGGAGCGGGTGAGTCAAGCCTACCGCAATCGGGAGCACTGGACCCGGATGTCGATCCTGAACTCGGCCCGGATGGGTAAGTTCTCGTCCGATCGCTCGGTGCGTGATTACTGTCGTGACATCTGGAAGGTGCAGCCGGTGAAAGTGTCTCTCGACAAACAGTTGTTCTAGCCATTGTTCTAGCAGTTTGCTGTCGACTCAGCGACGCGATCGTCGCGAGAGACGAAGCTCAGATCAGTAGGCGGTGGGGCAGACCCTGCTCAGCCGCCTTAATGCTTTCTTGAGGCTTTGCCATGCTTGGCGCTTAACCAGTTGTCAAGGCCCATTCCTTCGCCCAAGCCAGGGTTGCCTCCAATTGGGCGGGGGTGGGGGCTTCGCAGTAGAGGCGCAGTAACGGTTCAGTCCCGCTAAAACGGATGAGCAGCCAGTAGCCATCACCCAGACAAAACTTATAGCCATCGATCGCCTGAATCGATCGCACAGGTTGACCCGCAACCACCTGGGGCGGATCGGTTTGCAATTGCGCCAGCAAGCGGGCACGGGCCTCTAAACTGGCCAGGGGTAAATCAATCCGATCGTAGACCGAGCGTAACCCGGTCTGGGTCACTAACTGGTCGTAAAGGGTGCTCAGATCTTGCCCGGATTGGGTGCAGGCTTCCAGCAAATAGAGGGCCGACAGGAGGGCATCCCGCTCTGGAACATGGGTGCCGTAGCCAATGCCGCCTGATTCCTCACCGCCCAAGAGGACCGGCTGTTGCTGAGCGGCTCGCGCCAACATCCGATCGGCGATGTATTTATAACCAATTGGCGTTTCATAGACTGGTAACTGGTGCAATTGGGCGACCTGGGGGATCAGGTCGGAGCCGCTAATGGTTTTAATGACCTCCCCCGTTAACTGTTGGCGGGTAACCAGATGCTCGATCAAGAGGGGGATTAAAATCTGGGGACTCAAAAATTCTCCTCGCCCATTCACCGCCGCAATACGATCGCCATCGCCATCAAACACAAGGCCGATCGCCACGCTGCCCTGGGGGGCCGTTGCGCCCCACTGGCGAAGTTGACTCAGGAGGGTGCCAAGGTAACGGGGCAGGGGTTCTGGGGCACCGCCGCCAAACAAGGGATCGCGATCGCCGTGCAGTTCGTGAATCTCAGTGCCTAAAATGCGGGCCAATCCCCCCGCTGCGGCTCCATGCATGACATCTGCAAACACCTGTAACCGGCCTGCGGCGATCGCCGCCCGGATGGCTGCAATATCCACCTTCGTTGCCAGCGCCTGACAGTAGTCCTCCCAGGGGTCGAAGGTAGGAAAGGGTTGGGTAGTGGCTGGGGGAGCCAATTGGAACTGGGGATCGATCGCCGCTTCCACCTGTTGGGTGATCTCCGGTGGTACCGATCCGCCAAAGGCCCCCTTGATCTTCAGCCCAGAGTAGTAGGCGGGGTTGTGACTAGCCGTAATCACAAGGGCACCCAGAGCACCCCGTTGATGAGCAGCCCAACTGAGGGCGGGCGTGGGCGCATAGGTAGCGGCCAGCAGCGGTTCCAACCCTTGGGCCGCGATCGCGGCCGCTGTGATTTGAGCGAAAACTTCCGAGAAAAACCGGCGATCGTAGCCCACCAGAATCGTGCGACTCTGGGTGTCAGGTCCGTAGGTTTGCTGGAGGACCTGGGCTGCCGCCTTAGCCGCCTGGGCCAAGCGATCGCAGGTAAAGTCAGCGGCAATCACCCCCCGCCAACCATCTGTACCAAACTGAATTGGCACACTGGCACTAGGGATAGAAACGGGAGCACTCATACAAACACGAATAGGATGATTTAGAAGTAAAGAAAGAGACCGAGAATCCGGGTTCAGATTATCTGGGGCCGTCCGGCGCAGCCACTCCCTGAAGGCTAAAGCCTGACAGAGAGTGAGACTGAGTGCTGGCCCCAGCCCCCCTCAATGCCTAGGGATTGATGGAATCAGTCGCTACACTAGGAGAGTAGGGATGCTACAGCTAATCATGGCCCAATCATAACCAGTAAGGTTGATGGCAACTGGTTGGGACCACCGATAGGGGAGTTTCTACCGATAGGGTATCGCTACTACGAATAAAGAATATAGCCCCTGAATATAGCCCCTTTGCGCGACTGCTTTTACTAGATTACTGTCTTATGCGAACTGGACAACCCCAGGTATCACCCTCTCCCGAACCAGAACTGGCTGTGAACCAAGACCCAGCATCGGCTAACTTAGACTGTGCAGCGGTTACCCCCGCTCCGGCCAGACCTTGCTTCACTCCAGCCACTGGCCAGCTATCGCTGGTTCAGCAGTTGCAACAACAGGTTCAACGGCTGGATCTGCTCAACCGCATTAACGCCACGATCCATCGCAGTTTGGATTTAGCAACGGTTTTACAAACGATCGTCACCGAGGTGCGCCAATTCCTCCAGACCGATCGCGCTGTTATCTACCAGTTTGAGGCAGATTGGCAGGGCCAAGTGGTGGTCGAAGCCGTGGAGGGAACTTGGCAGCCAGTCTTGGGCACCATTGGTCGGGATGATTGTTTTTCGGGAGAATATGCCCACCTGTATCTGGCGGGCCGGGTGCGGGCAATTGATAATGTTGCAACTTCGACCCTGGGAGACTGTCATATCCGCTTCCTCCAGCGTTTGCAGGTTCAGGCAAATTTGATCGTGCCGATTTTGGTTGGGGATGGTTCGCCGGATGCGTCGCATAATCGTCTGTGGGGTCTCCTCATTGCCCACGAATGTCGCGGCCCCCGCCACTGGCTTCCCTGCGAGATGGAGTTTCTCCAGCAATTAGCCGCTCAGGCCGCGATCGCGATTCAACAAGCTGAACTCTACACCCAGGTTCAACGTCAGGCGGAGCAAGCCCAACGTCAGGCGGAGCAATTGCAGGCAGCCCTGACGGAATTGAAATCGACGCAAGCGCAATTAATTCAAAGCGAAAAGTTGTCGAGCTTGGGACAAATGGTGGCAGGGATTGCCCATGAGATCAATAACGCCAATACCTTTGTCCATGCCAATCTCCCCTATGCCAGCCGCTATTTTGAGGTCTTTAGTCGCCTCGTTGATCGCTACGAGACAGTGGGTTTGACGTTGCCAGTGGCCGAGCGCCAAGCCCTAGTGCATGGGATCGCCGAGATTCTCGAGCTACCAGAAGCCGAAACCGCCT
This DNA window, taken from Trichothermofontia sichuanensis B231, encodes the following:
- a CDS encoding GAF domain-containing sensor histidine kinase → MRTGQPQVSPSPEPELAVNQDPASANLDCAAVTPAPARPCFTPATGQLSLVQQLQQQVQRLDLLNRINATIHRSLDLATVLQTIVTEVRQFLQTDRAVIYQFEADWQGQVVVEAVEGTWQPVLGTIGRDDCFSGEYAHLYLAGRVRAIDNVATSTLGDCHIRFLQRLQVQANLIVPILVGDGSPDASHNRLWGLLIAHECRGPRHWLPCEMEFLQQLAAQAAIAIQQAELYTQVQRQAEQAQRQAEQLQAALTELKSTQAQLIQSEKLSSLGQMVAGIAHEINNANTFVHANLPYASRYFEVFSRLVDRYETVGLTLPVAERQALVHGIAEILELPEAETASPPELVDLVAAELDYIRQDCAQLMRSMEEGSRRIREIVLSLRNFSRLDEAGYKVVDLHQGLDSTLLILQHRLQQGIRLVKEYQSLPQVGCYAGQINQVFLNLLNNAIDAVTLPHEAATPPPAAVITIRTWQPDPDWVVIAIADTGPGIPLPVQARMFDPFFTTKAVGQGRGLGLAIARQIIVNGHGGELRCISEPGQGTEFQVWLPVRSEHLTR
- a CDS encoding glycogen/starch/alpha-glucan phosphorylase → MQIARNPALADIRVEDDRTGLSIETLKRAFLDNLFYIQGKFPRLASKNDYYMALAYTVRDRLLQRWLSTAATYTENASRTVAYLSAEFLMGPQLGNNLINLGIYDAVKQAVEELGLDLDELLEQEDEPGLGNGGLGRLAACFLDSLATLEIPAIGYGIRYEFGIFSQGIRDGWQVEITDKWLSRGNPWELARPEWAVEVKLGGHTETYTDEHGQRRVRWVPYEVVKGVPYDTPLLGYRTNNCNTLRLWSAEAPESFDFEAFNSGDYLGAVYDKVTSENLSKVLYPNDNLSQGKRLRLAQQIFFVSCSLQDMLRILQQQQVPITDFAKKFTIQLNDTHPSIAIAELMRLLVDERGLPWDLAWQITQNSFAYTNHTLLPEALECWDLAMFEQMLPRHLQIIYEINHHFLEAVRAKFPNDNDRVARMSLIDENNGRRVRMAHLACVGSHAINGVAALHTELLKQDVLRDFYEMYPEKFQNKTNGVTPRRFVLLSNPRLSKLITGKIGDNWVRHLDDLRQLESYVEDASFREEWWKTKHTIKEELAAYIKQHNGITVDPYSIFDIQAKRFHEYKRQHLNAMHIVTLYNRIKRNPNIDITPRTFIFGGKAAPGYFIAKLIIKLINSIAEVVNNDPDVRDRLKVVFLENYSVKFAQRVYPAADLSEQISTAGKEASGTGNMKFALNGALTIGTLDGANVEIREEVGAENFFLFGLTAQDVYALRASGYDPSHYYHNDWELKEVIDRIASGDFSRGDRNLFQPLLESLLNWDTYLLLADYRFYVDCQERVSQAYRNREHWTRMSILNSARMGKFSSDRSVRDYCRDIWKVQPVKVSLDKQLF
- a CDS encoding phosphoglucomutase/phosphomannomutase family protein; this encodes MSAPVSIPSASVPIQFGTDGWRGVIAADFTCDRLAQAAKAAAQVLQQTYGPDTQSRTILVGYDRRFFSEVFAQITAAAIAAQGLEPLLAATYAPTPALSWAAHQRGALGALVITASHNPAYYSGLKIKGAFGGSVPPEITQQVEAAIDPQFQLAPPATTQPFPTFDPWEDYCQALATKVDIAAIRAAIAAGRLQVFADVMHGAAAGGLARILGTEIHELHGDRDPLFGGGAPEPLPRYLGTLLSQLRQWGATAPQGSVAIGLVFDGDGDRIAAVNGRGEFLSPQILIPLLIEHLVTRQQLTGEVIKTISGSDLIPQVAQLHQLPVYETPIGYKYIADRMLARAAQQQPVLLGGEESGGIGYGTHVPERDALLSALYLLEACTQSGQDLSTLYDQLVTQTGLRSVYDRIDLPLASLEARARLLAQLQTDPPQVVAGQPVRSIQAIDGYKFCLGDGYWLLIRFSGTEPLLRLYCEAPTPAQLEATLAWAKEWALTTG